One Salvelinus sp. IW2-2015 linkage group LG35, ASM291031v2, whole genome shotgun sequence DNA segment encodes these proteins:
- the LOC111958689 gene encoding proteoglycan 4: protein MNLHLLPVILSLAVFLSVALSQDLVSIQFKSDPVLVQTGTDAVFTVVTVVQVFSITWGYPGGVTPLGLWVGGSAVLNTVTQYQGRVTITATQLRISSAQLGDAGNYTVKVDPSPTTGLAQNTRSIQLRVFDAVDGVTMFVPSVALEGGNVSVRCTWTMGTETSVLWGKGGSALTSNSRVTIKGGDLVINPARREDAGVYSCTVSNLVSAQTASKSLTVYFDRRLKEATGQKRNPELMLTPTEPPPHGTRTLDRGRHSDPPLHTNPHNFYTVPPNGHDSTHTPPRNTDPLQHNGHANRNRFPHNAQHPNASSFPQHGTTQDHNTFTHTAAPQNANRLDTFPQMTQNHPNNPNILIQAGSTQVGVNLNTLPHDQQNSSAQMATVHVNLNSYPTNGQQPNQQSQQQFTSPQDSTVQRSATNVANSASALQVQNDNPQTFTQTGQSYSNPRMQMGLSYPGDTSQVDHSNLDTGPQVSTGPVPTGYTHAGRSHTLQRNANTQTYQRDQATDTQPRHSNPAADSSVPRDASHATPSASSHRQQMPWDRLRGTPAYPNDPPRRVQASPDSSYTSDGTESPSQARRSRPHTRKSPPGAQIQSPPGAQIQSPPGAQTQSPPQSQSTPRKAAPTAGRQTHNLPHTHGTNTEPGAPSHTQSHISPHAHGTPRQRARQDVRAQSQITAQTASQSQTGPRQQNASRSYHNPQPQQQGPGAPQGLITTMPRGTTLDTRALANPNHIPQTQTGIQYGRGNTHMIPQPTQDQRQTVTQGWGALTQPVTQNPSSLTQTALEMHTLTTPNPFHNRNHQTQAALLNTQARGRNPGHQRPPTPPPVIPLAQFQTIPRESTQHQSPNRGPTGPLRPPVNVHTTQRHPNAHPAHRHPGAAMPANLHSGNGHHVHADNTHRHGQRTQHAHRNTAHPRQTHQGRPRH, encoded by the exons ATGAACTTACACCTGCTTCCCGTAATTCTGTCATTGGCAG TGTTCCTCTCCGTTGCTCTCTCCCAGGACCTGGTCTCAATCCAGTTTAAATCAGATCCAGTCCTGGTGCAGACTGGCACTGATGCGGTCTTCACGGTGGTCACAGTGGTACAGGTGTTTTCCATCACATGGGGTTACCCAGGTGGGGTGACCCCCCTGGGGCTATGGGTGGGTGGCAGTGCGGTGCTCAACACTGTGACCCAGTACCAGGGCAGGGTCACCATCACAGCCACCCAGCTCCGTATCAGCAGTGCCCAGCTGGGAGACGCGGGGAACTACACAGTGAAGGTGGACCCCTCGCCCACCACGGGCCTGGCACAAAACACCAGGTCCATACAGCTCAGGGTGTTcg ATGCAGTGGATGGCGTGACTATGTTTGTGCCGTCAGTGGCTCTGGAGGGGGGCAATGTGTCTGTGCGCTGTACCTGGACCATGGGGACAGAGACCAGTGTGCTGTGGGGTAAAGGGGGCTCTGCTCTCACCTCGAACTCCAGGGTCACTATCAAAGGGGGCGACCTGGTGATCAACCCGGCCAGGAGGGAAGATGCCGGGGTCTACTCCTGCACCGTCTCTAACCTCGTCAGCGCTCAGACAGCCTCAAAGTCCCTCACAGTTTACT TTGACCGAAGACTGAAGGAGGCCACAGGACAAAAGAGAAACCCAGAACTCATGCTTACA CCCACAGAACCCCCTCCACATGGTACCCGGACTTTAGACAGAGGCCGTCACTCTGACCCACCGCTACACACAAACCCTCACAACTTCTACACTGTCCCACCCAATGGCCAcgatagcacacacacacctccgcgCAACACTGACCCACTCCAACACAATGGCCACGCCAACAGAAATAGGTTCCCACACAATGCCCAACATCCGAATGCCAGTTCATTTCCACAACATGGCACCACGCaggaccacaacactttcacacacactgctgcaccTCAGAATGCCAACAGACTTGACACCTTCCCACAGATGACTCAAAACCACCCAAACAATCCAAACATTCTCATACAAGCGGGTTCTACTCAGGTCGGTGTTAACCTTAACACACTGCCACACGACCAGCAAAATAGCAGCGCACAGATGGCCACGGTTCACGTCAATCTCAATTCCTATCCAACTAATGGTCAACAACCCAACCAACAGTCACAGCAACAATTTACAAGCCCACAGGACAGTACAGTGCAGCGGAGCGCCACCAATGTAGCCAACAGTGCTAGTGCTCTTCAAGTTCAAAATGACAACCCACAAACGTTCACACAGACTGGACAGTCATACTCCAATCCCAGGATGCAAATGGGCTTGTCATATCCTGGTGATACTTCACAGGTTGACCACAGTAACTTAGACACTGGTCCTCAAGTCTCTACTGGTCCTGTTCCTACTGGTTACACACACGCGGGTCGAAGTCATACTCTCCAGCGAAACGCCAACACGCAGACCTACCAGAGGGACCAGGCCACTGATACCCAGCCTAGACACTCCAACCCAGCAGCGGACAGTTCTGTGCCACGTGATGCCAGTCATGCCACACCAAGTGCCAGCTCACACCGCCAACAAATGCCTTGGGACCGTCTGAGGGGCACCCCGGCGTACCCCAACGACCCCCCCAGAAGGGTACAGGCTTCCCCCGATAGCAGCTACACCTCTGATGGCACAGAGTCCCCGTCTCAGGCTAGACGATCCAGACCACACACCAGGAAGAGTCCCCCAGGAGCACAGATCCAGAGTCCCCCAGGAGCACAGATCCAGAGTCCCCCAGGAGCACAGACCCAGAGTCCCCCACAGAGCCAATCTACACCCAGGAAGGCTGCACCGACGGCGGGCAGACAGACCCACAACCTCCCCCACACTCATGGGACGAACACTGAGCCTGGGGCTCCAAGCCACACACAGTCGCATATCAGTCCCCATGCACACGGTACACCAAGGCAGAGAGCCCGGCAGGATGTCAGAGCTCAATCCCAGATCACAGCTCAGACCGCTTCTCAAAGCCAGACTGGCCCCAGGCAACAAAATGCCTCCCGCAGCTACCACAACCCCCAGCCACAACAACAGGGACCAGGCGCTCCACAGGGACTAATAACCACCATGCCCCGAGGCACCACACTCGACACTCGAGCTCTCGCCAATCCAAATCACATCCCACAGACACAAACCGGGATTCAGTATGGTAGGGGAAACACACACATGATACCGCAGCCCACAcaagaccagagacagacagtaacacaaggTTGGGGTGCACTAACACAGCCTGTTACACAGAACCCCAGTAGCCTCACTCAGACGGCCCTGGAGATGCACACACTGACGACCCCTAACCCTTTTCACAACCGTAACCACCAGACACAGGCCGCCCTGCTCAACACCCAAGCTCGAGGCCGTAACCCTGGGCACCAGCGGCCCCCCACGCCCCCTCCCGTGATCCCTCTGGCTCAGTTCCAGACTATTCCCAGAGAAAGCACACAGCACCAGTCTCCAAACCGGGGCCCCACTGGCCCTCTCAGGCCCCCAGTCAacgtacacaccacacagagacatcCCAACGCCCACCCGGCCCACAGACATCCCGGCGCTGCCATGCCGGCCAACCTGCACTCAGGAAATGGCCACCACGTGCACGCTgataacacacacaggcacggcCAACGTACTCAACATGCCCACAGGAACACTGCCCACCCACGCCAG ACCCACCAAGGGAGGCCTAGACACTGA
- the LOC111958572 gene encoding uncharacterized protein: METQHILVWRICLILALLPHPHQCLSVHFQNKGLLYVAPGRDLVLRAQFQITPTEKIIMVIWDRQTEKGQGQVRLADYQEAPGNPLDQKGALFRVENINSSNYGVYTITVTDQMGNEKSANILVREIVAAPVASLSLQCEVANDRAQWDSPVFSWLVDGVELSNQTANLSADGRRLYVSGMKGHNYTCVVNSSLGTSVTYYVTDSPTPSQSNQFWKIGILLAIIIVLLIPCGYLSWKCIQRRTTVTI; this comes from the exons ATGGAAACACAGCATATCCTGGTCTGGCGTATTTGTCTGATCCTGGCCCTCT TGCCCCACCCACACCAATGCCTGTCAGTGCATTTCCAGAACAAGGGTCTCCTTTATGTGGCTCCGGGGAGAGACCTGGTCCTGCGGGCCCAGTTCCAGATTACACCAACAGAGAAGATCATCATGGTGATTTGGGACCGCCAGACTGAGAAGGGTCAGGGACAGGTCAGGCTGGCCGATTACCAAGAAGCACCTGGCAATCCTCTAGACCAGAAGGGGGCCTTATTTAGGGTGGAGAATATAAATTCATCTAACTATggagtctacaccatcactgtgaCTGACCAGATGGGGAACGAGAAATCAGCAAATATACTTGTTAGAGAGATTG TTGCTGCTCCTGTGGCGTCTTTGTCGCTCCAGTGTGAGGTGGCCAATGACAGGGCACAGTGGGACAGCCCAGTGTTTTCCTGGTTGGTGGATGGGGTAGAGCTGTCCAATCAGACAGCCAATCTCTCTGCAGATGGCAGGAGACTCTACGTGTCCGGAATGAAGGGCCACAACTACACCTGTGTTGTCAACAGCAGTCTGGGGACAAGTGTCACATACTACGTCACTG ATTCTCCTACACCATCCCAAAGTAACCAATTCTGGAAGATTGGTATACTATTGGCCATCATCATAGTGCTTCTAATCCCATGTGGATATCTCTCCTG GAAATGCATACAGCGGAGGACGACTGTGACTATATGA